The nucleotide sequence GACACACATCGTCAATGAACATCTGCACGATGCGGCCCACGTCCCGCTTGGTGATGTTGGGTGCTACGCGCTCAGCAATCTTTTCGACTAGGTCAGCTTTGGTTATGGTCATTGCTTCCCTCCTAATGGCAGGAGCTGCACGAATGTGAGCTGCAACTCGAACAGCTCTTGCCGCTTGAAACCTTCTTCTCAGTGCCGGAAAGACCGAACACCGAGAACACCGGTTTGAGTCGCCTGCTACCGCA is from candidate division WOR-3 bacterium and encodes:
- a CDS encoding zinc ribbon domain-containing protein; the protein is MPIREFCCARCGHEFETLILSRSEEKSQKCPKCGSRRLKPVFSVFGLSGTEKKVSSGKSCSSCSSHSCSSCH